One part of the Solanum dulcamara chromosome 3, daSolDulc1.2, whole genome shotgun sequence genome encodes these proteins:
- the LOC129883371 gene encoding putative late blight resistance protein homolog R1A-3, whose product MNLIPRVGELAGIFLHKMAENEIEETLDQLRRIKSGGNMGSFYICEITKIEMMLRVFTTCIKYHVLLPDSLVKLTKNAEGTVQMLLEVFDGIPDECKTNLNLERLQSHLLEFFEGNTSLSYNYELSDFDLSEYMDCLGKNLNDVLMICLEEHRFVRGLERHGFVKKLKIIQKKMRFLRYLYATEINGYVDHEKLECLETRIKFMADNVVQLCLAYFERHEYMNKPPYLLCLIKLVEREMEKIFLTELKASKFTQSRTFKDKKLPKGFSHHLHSLLVYLRNKKLENFPNNVSAQNIDVAIEFWLVFLDADVSNHVINGNWLNEVMEKVGAIAGDVLYVIQKLLPSSINKDDTSKISLCSIQILEKTKDLKAQVETYYKSLKFTPSQFPTFGGLSFLDSLLRKLNEMSKSNSGLDFLMKPLLGNLKKELSSLTSILEKELSSLSSIFRDVAKVPHEHKILKNLQKRTINLAYEAEVAIDSILAQYNAFLHIFCSLPTILKEINQINVEVTEMWSVDVALKPHYVVAPFKHLPTQHSNPVTDEEIVGFGNDTEKMIQYLTRGTNELDVVPIVGMGGQGKTTIARKVYNSHNIVSHFDVRAWCTVSQSYNRRELLQNIFSQVTGSNYNGDKDDILADMLRKRLMGKRYLIVLDDMWDCMAWDDLRLCFPDVGNRSRIVVTTRLEEVGKQVKYHTDLYSLPFLTTEESCRLLQKKVFQKEDCPLELQDVSHEVAEKCKGLPLVVVLVAGIIKKRKMEESWWNEVKDALFDHLDRESEEYSRATMQLSFDNLPDCLKPCLLYMGMFPEDARIPVSKLISLWTAEGFVQNIESAEDYLMDLISSNMVMVSRRRYNGEVKDCQVHDVVLHFCLEKSREEKFMVAVKGHASQFQPLDWKESRVSFSFIKELSKFSYLGSKTPKPFHQSLRSLITTIQGEYFYGGSFYGFLLCQISELRLLKVLDLSSHLVDTLSSATFKPLILLKYLAVFVKKLYFHPESHLPHLETLIVENEVKVLLPASFWEMEKLRHVEIYHAAFEDKHGMVEGSTKLENLRILRKVRVPVDRVDVLLRRCPNLQKLRIRFENNKDSAEAFCLTLENLTQLQILHLSFERPILQIQLPSNLKKLVLSGPHIESAISFIAGLPSLDYLQLKYMDSEEWCLGDITFHKLKLLKLVQLEISRWDASEESFPLLETLVISRCNKLKGIPLSFADILTLKQIKLMYYRNNKSLEASAVRIKEEAEATEGNDRIDITIEDFRGRIRRL is encoded by the exons ATGAACCTAATTCCAAGAGTTGGTGAACTTGCAGGAATTTTTCTACATAAGATGGCTGAAAATgaaattgaggaaacattagATCAGCTAAGAAGGATAAAGAGTGGAGGTAATATGGGTAGCTTCTACATTTGTGAAATTACGAAAATTGAAATGATGCTGAGAGTTTTTACAACCTGCATAAAGTATCATGTTCTTTTGCCTGATTCCTTAGTCAAACTCACAAAGAATGCCGAAGGGACTGTGCAAATGCTTCTCGAGGTATTTGATGGGATTCCAGATGAATGTAAAACTAACCTTAACCTGGAAAGGCTACAATCACATTTGTTGGAATTCTTTGAAGGTAATACTAGTTTAAGTTACAATTATGAGTTGAGTGATTTTGATCTGTCAGAATATATGGATTGCCTCGGAAAGAATCTAAATGATGTACTGATGATTTGCCTGGAAGAGCATAGGTTTGTAAGAGGCCTTGAAAGACACGGATTTGTAAAGAAACTGAAAATTATTcaaaagaaaatgagatttttgagATACTTATATGCCACAGAGATAAATGGTTACGTCGACCATGAGAAGCTGGAATGTTTGGAGACTCGAATTAAGTTCATGGCTGACAATGTGGTACAGCTTTGCCTTGCTTATTTTGAACGGCATGAATATATGAATAAACCTCCATATCTATTATGCTTGATTAAGCTAGTGGAGCGGGAAATGGAGAAGATTTTTCTCACTGAACTAAAGGCTTCAAAATTTACTCAATCAAGAACTTTCAAGGACAAGAAATTACCAAAAGGATTTTCACATCATCTCCACAGTCTGCTGGTGTATCTCAGAAACAAAAAGCTCGAGAACTTTCCTAATAATGTCTCTGCTCAAAATATTGATGTGGCAATAGAGTTCTGGTTGGTTTTTCTTGATGCTGATGTGTCAAATCATGTTATTAATGGTAACTGGTTGAATGAAGTTATGGAAAAGGTTGGAGCTATAGCGGGTGATGTTCTATATGTAATTCAAAAGCTTCTTCCTAGCTCTATAAACAAAGATGACACTAGCAAAATAAGTCTTTGCTCGATACAGATATTGGAGAAAACTAAAGATCTGAAGGCACAagttgagacttactacaaatCCTTAAAATTTACTCCATCTCAGTTCCCCACCTTTGGTGGATTGAGCTTTCTGGATTCTCTTTTAAGGAAATTGAATGAGATGTCAAAATCTAATTCTGGTTTAGATTTCCTGATGAAACCCCTTTTAGGGAATTTGAAGAAAGAGCTATCATCTCTTACATCCATTTTAGAGAAGGAGCTGTCATCTTTATCATCCATTTTCAGAGATGTCGCAAAGGTGCCCCATGAacataaaattcttaaaaatctTCAGAAACGTACCATCAATTTGGCATATGAAGCTGAGGTTGCCATTGACTCTATTCTTGCTCAGTATAATGcttttttgcatattttttgctCACTTCCTACAATCTTAAAAGAGATCAACCAAATTAATGTGGAGGTGACTGAGATGTGGTCGGTGGATGTTGCTCTTAAGCCTCACTATGTGGTAGCGCCATTTAAACATCTGCCAACTCAACATAGCAATCCAGTGACTGATGAGGAGATAGTGGGTTTTGGGAATGACACAGAAAAAATGATTCAGTATCTGACTAGAGGTACAAATGAGCTAGACGTCGTCCCAATTGTAGGCATGGGGGGACAGGGGAAAACGACAATTGCTAGAAAGGTGTACAATAGTCACAACATTGTTTCTCATTTTGATGTTCGAGCATGGTGCACCGTTTCGCAATCATATAATCGGAGAGAGCtattacaaaatatttttagtcAAGTTACCGGTTCCAACTACAATGGAGATAAGGATGACATTCTTGCCGACATGTTGAGGAAAAGACTAATGGGAAAGAGATATCTCATTGTATTGGATGATATGTGGGATTGTATGGCATGGGATGACTTAAGGCTTTGTTTTCCGGATGTTGGAAATAGAAGCAGAATAGTAGTAACAACTCGACTTGAGGAAGTGGGTAAGCAAGTCAAGTACCATACTGATCTTTATTCTCTTCCATTCCTCACAACAGAAGAGAGTTGCAGATTGTTGCAGAAAAAAGTGTTTCAAAAGGAAGATTGCCCGCTGGAACTACAAGATGTGAGTCACGAAGTTGCAGAAAAATGCAAAGGATTGCCTCTAGTGGTCGTCTTGGTAGCTGGAATaatcaaaaaaaggaaaatggaaGAATCTTGGTGGAATGAGGTGAAAGATGCTTTATTTGACCATCTTGATCGTGAGTCGGAAGAATATAGTCGGGCGACTATGCAGTTGAGTTTTGATAACTTACCCGATTGTTTAAAGCCTTGTCTTCTTTATATGGGGATGTTTCCGGAGGATGCAAGAATTCCAGTGTCTAAATTGATAAGTCTATGGACTGCTGAAGGATTCGTGCAAAACATTGAATCTGCTGAAGATTACTTGATGGATCTCATCAGCAGTAACATGGTAATGGTTTCAAGGAGACGTTATAATGGTGAAGTCAAAGACTGTCAGGTTCATGATGTAGTGCTTCACTTTTGCTTGGAGAAGAGTAGAGAAGAAAAATTTATGGTAGCAGTGAAGGGGCATGCTAGCCAGTTTCAACCTTTGGATTGGAAGGAAAGTCGAGTGAGCTTCAGTTTCATTAAAGAGCTTTCCAAGTTTTCATATCTGGGCTCCAAAACACCAAAACCTTTCCACCAATCCTTAAGGTCACTGATAACGACCATACAAGGAGAATATTTTTATGGAGGATCTTTTTATGGGTTTCTCCTCTGTCAGATTAGTGAGTTGCGACTTCTTAAGGTCTTGGATTTGAGTTCTCATTTGGTGGATACTTTGTCGTCAGCTACATTCAAACCACTAATTCTCCTGAAGTACCTCGCAGTTTTTGTAAAGAAATTGTATTTTCATCCAGAATCACATCTGCCCCATCTAGAAACTTTAATTGTGGAGAATGAGGTTAAGGTACTATTACCAGCGTCTTTTTGGGAAATGGAAAAATTAAGGCATGTTGAGATTTATCATGCTGCTTTTGAGGATAAGCATGGGATGGTTGAAGGATCCACTAAATTGGAAAATTTGAGGATATTAAGGAAGGTTAGAGTTCCAGTTGATAGGGTGGATGTGTTATTAAGGAGGTGTCCTAATCTTCAAAAGCTTCGAATCAGGTTTGAGAACAATAAAGATTCTGCCGAGGCTTTTTGTCTTACATTGGAGAATCTTACCCAGCTTCAAATACTTCACCTTTCCTTTGAGCGTCCCATACTTCAAATACAGTTGCCGtcaaatttaaagaagttgGTACTATCAGGGCCTCATATAGAAAGTGCTATTTCCTTCATTGCGGGACTACCAAGCCTGGATTATCTCCAATTAAAATATATGGATTCAGAAGAGTGGTGCCTTGGAGATATTACTTTCCATAAACTTAAGTTGTTGAAACTGGTGCAGTTAGAAATCTCAAGGTGGGATGCCTCGGAGGAATCCTTTCCCCTGCTCGAAACACTTGTTATAAGCAGGTGTAACAAGCTCAAGGGGATCCCCCTTAGCTTTGCAGATATTCTAACACTGAAACAGATTAAGTTGATGTACTACCGCAACAACAAATCTCTGGAGGCTTCAGCTGTGAGAATTAAGGAAGAAGCCGAAGCGACTGAAGGAAATGACCGTATTGATATCACTATCGAA GATTTCCGAGGACGGATAAGGCGGCTGTGA
- the LOC129881950 gene encoding pirin-like protein, producing the protein MSMASIFNRPRLVVKKVLARAQNEGDGAVVRRSIGRPELQNLDPFLMLDEFNVSPPAGFPDHPHRGFETVTYMLQGAFNHQDFAGHKGTIKTGDVQWMTAGRGIVHSEMPAGPGTHKGLQLWINLSSKDKMIEPRYQELQYENIPKAEKDGVLVTILAGESMGIKSQVFTRTPTMYLDFTLKSGSEHHQPIPEPWNAFIYIVEGVGAFGSSDSTTTPAHHCLVLGPGEGLSVWNKSSKPLRFVLIGGQPINEPVVQYGPFVMNTKTEIMQAYQDYQLGKNGFERSRQWCSK; encoded by the exons atgtctATGGCCTCTATTTTTAATAGACCAAGATTGGTTGTTAAGAAAGTTTTGGCTAGAGCTCAAAATGAAGGTGATGGTGCTGTTGTTAGGAGAAGCATTGGAAG GCCTGAATTGCAGAATCTTGATCCATTTCTCATGTTAGATGAATTTAATG TTTCACCACCTGCTGGATTTCCTGACCATCCACACAGAGGTTTTGAGACTGTCACTTACATGTTGCAG GGAGCTTTTAATCATCAAGATTTTGCTGGTCACAAGGGTACAATCAAGACTGGAGATGTGCAG TGGATGACAGCAGGAAGAGGTATAGTTCACTCAGAAATGCCTGCAGGACCAGGTACTCATAAGGGCTTGCAACTTTGGATAAATTTGTCTTCCAAGGACAAGAT GATTGAGCCAAGGTATCAAGAATTGCAATACGAAAACATACCAAAGGCTGAAAAAGATGGTGTTTTGGTCACTATTTTAGCAGGGGAATCCATGGGCATAAAATCCCAAGTTTTCACGCGAACGCCTACAATGTACCTTGATTTCACCCTAAAATCAGGTTCTGAGCATCACCAACCGATCCCTGAGCCCTGGAATGCCTTCATCTACATAGTCGAAGGAGTAGGAGCTTTTGGTTCTTCGGATTCAACGACCACACCAGCTCACCATTGCTTGGTTTTAGGCCCTGGTGAAGGCCTAAGTGTGTGGAACAAATCTTCAAAGCCATTGAGATTTGTTCTGATAGGAGGTCAACCGATTAACGAGCCTGTCGTGCAGTATGGTCCATTTGTTATGAACACTAAGACTGAGATTATGCAGGCCTATCAAGATTATCAACTTGGAAAGAATGGATTTGAAAGGTCAAGGCAATGGTGTTCTAAATGA